A region of Natribaculum luteum DNA encodes the following proteins:
- a CDS encoding diadenylate cyclase has protein sequence MDDQGLSIAYERHDRVRQLTDVLRYCLEGLSLEFDTFDDPQAKGPGMYLAVVAGRSIADHADPMGDNRWPVETCRDPLADLDRFYEAAADVAVCNDGAVVVSVDGVIQERMVRFRDLPEADTGYADWMGSRHMSALDTSRRESVVATLTLSQETGRVTVFRDGEFDSVERDDLAARWRDTRE, from the coding sequence ATGGACGACCAGGGACTCTCGATCGCCTACGAACGCCACGACCGCGTCCGGCAACTGACCGACGTGCTCAGGTACTGTCTCGAGGGGCTGAGCCTCGAGTTCGACACCTTCGACGACCCGCAAGCGAAGGGGCCGGGGATGTACCTCGCCGTCGTCGCGGGTCGGTCGATCGCCGACCACGCCGACCCGATGGGGGACAACCGCTGGCCCGTCGAGACGTGTCGCGACCCGCTCGCCGACCTCGATCGGTTCTACGAGGCTGCCGCGGACGTCGCCGTCTGCAACGACGGGGCGGTCGTGGTGAGCGTCGACGGCGTGATTCAGGAGCGGATGGTCCGGTTTCGCGACCTGCCGGAGGCCGATACCGGGTACGCCGACTGGATGGGCTCGAGACACATGAGCGCCCTCGACACCTCGAGACGGGAGTCGGTCGTCGCGACGCTCACGCTGAGCCAGGAGACGGGACGGGTGACGGTCTTCCGGGACGGCGAGTTCGATTCCGTCGAGCGCGACGATCTCGCCGCGCGGTGGCGCGATACGCGGGAGTAA
- a CDS encoding MBL fold metallo-hydrolase, translating to MVDTITADRLAELQDADEAFALVDTRPEESYEAWHVQGALNYPFGSEEELDGDVEEVRDLVGDADRVVAICAKGISSGNFATELDEATDEFAVQAVDGGMEAWSGVYDHVPIDAGDDLVIVQVQRRAKGCLGYVVGSESGDAVVVDPTADTDEFETAAADQGLTIQGVIDTHVHADHVSGGRDLAADLDVPYYLGERAAERDLAFDYRSLERNEVLEVGDLEVKALSAPGHTSEMINLLVDDRALLTADTLHADSVGRTELEFGEDEGEKGARMLYETLHRTLLAEPDGVVVLPGHVTVTADGEFGYGRPGEPIATTIRDARTEIDVLDLEEEAFVDRLADAGEKPANYEEIIERNRGVRDVASEERVELEMGPNNCSA from the coding sequence ATGGTCGATACGATCACGGCCGATCGGCTCGCCGAACTCCAGGACGCAGACGAGGCGTTCGCGCTGGTGGACACGCGCCCGGAGGAGAGTTACGAGGCCTGGCACGTACAGGGGGCGCTCAACTACCCCTTCGGCTCCGAGGAGGAACTCGACGGCGACGTAGAGGAGGTCCGGGACCTCGTCGGGGACGCGGACAGGGTCGTCGCCATCTGCGCGAAGGGCATCTCGTCGGGCAACTTCGCGACGGAACTCGACGAGGCGACCGACGAGTTCGCGGTCCAGGCGGTCGACGGTGGGATGGAAGCCTGGAGCGGCGTCTACGATCACGTCCCGATCGACGCCGGCGACGATCTGGTGATCGTGCAGGTACAGCGCCGGGCCAAGGGCTGTCTGGGCTACGTCGTCGGGAGCGAGTCCGGCGACGCCGTCGTCGTCGACCCCACGGCCGACACGGACGAGTTCGAAACCGCCGCGGCAGACCAGGGGTTGACGATCCAGGGCGTGATCGACACGCACGTTCACGCCGACCACGTCTCCGGCGGTCGCGACCTCGCGGCCGACCTCGACGTCCCCTACTACCTCGGCGAACGCGCCGCCGAGCGCGACCTCGCGTTCGACTACCGTTCGCTCGAGCGCAACGAGGTTCTCGAGGTGGGCGACCTCGAGGTGAAGGCGCTCTCCGCGCCGGGACACACGAGCGAGATGATCAACCTGCTCGTCGACGACCGCGCTCTCCTGACCGCCGACACGCTTCACGCCGACTCCGTCGGTCGGACCGAACTCGAGTTCGGCGAGGACGAAGGCGAGAAGGGCGCGCGGATGCTCTACGAGACGCTCCACCGGACGCTCCTCGCGGAACCCGACGGCGTCGTCGTGTTGCCCGGACACGTCACCGTCACCGCCGACGGCGAGTTCGGCTACGGCCGGCCGGGCGAACCGATCGCGACCACGATCCGCGATGCGCGGACGGAGATCGACGTCCTCGACCTCGAGGAGGAGGCGTTCGTCGACCGGTTGGCCGACGCCGGCGAGAAACCGGCGAACTACGAGGAGATCATCGAGCGCAACCGCGGCGTCCGCGACGTCGCCTCCGAAGAGCGGGTCGAACTCGAGATGGGGCCGAACAACTGTTCGGCCTGA
- a CDS encoding AbrB/MazE/SpoVT family DNA-binding domain-containing protein: MGNPSFEANHGEEFTLTVDDRGRVTLPKEVRERLGIESNDEIPATLVGSVLEVKPKPSSKLETATAGRTDWEGTTPTDAGETLFGPMDR; this comes from the coding sequence ATGGGAAATCCCTCGTTCGAGGCGAACCACGGAGAGGAATTCACGCTCACGGTGGACGACAGAGGACGGGTGACCCTCCCGAAAGAGGTGCGAGAGCGGTTAGGTATCGAGTCGAACGACGAGATCCCGGCGACGCTCGTCGGCTCTGTCCTCGAGGTCAAGCCGAAGCCCAGTTCGAAACTTGAGACGGCAACTGCAGGACGGACCGACTGGGAGGGCACCACCCCGACCGACGCTGGAGAGACGCTTTTCGGGCCGAT